TAAGAGCTATTCCGCCAAAATCATAAATCATCCTCCTACTGATTGTGTTTGCttgctaagaggaaaaaaaaaaagtgccctGAGATAACAGATACTACTGCTCAACACCACTGTACCAAGAACAACATGCCTCAGCAAGCTGCCAGGATTTGCTAGAATTAGGCAATCTGTAAAAAGCTAAATATAGTCTCTTTTTCATGTCTTGTACAGAGTGATAAAAGTTTAGGGAagacattgatttttatttccccaaTTCAATTGAGTTTTTTCCCCAATGAGTTTTCTTCTGATTAAGTAGAATTTGCTAGTAAAATGTTCAtgcctttcttatttttattatctacCTGTTAAATATTACAATTCTAAATTTGAAATGCTACACATGGGAAAATATTAAAGTACTCTGAGATACACAGTTTTGTTCAACCAACAGCATTCAAAATGATTTCATACTGTTTAATATGACTCTTAGCACGTTAAACAACCAAATACAGATTTCAGCTGTACTCGGTGACTAAACTTCTACAAGTTTGGTGAGGGACAGAGGATAATAAAagcttcaaagaaataaaatcatcgTAGTTGAGTTAGACACAAAAATGGTATGTTTATGTGGCATAAGAGCCTATAAATGATGGTGATGTGAGATGTCAGTAACAACTATATCctgaaatgaattatttcagaGATGGAATAGACTTTCTGCAGCATGGTGGACTTCCTAACAAACCACATTAGTTCAAACTCCATAGTCATAAATGCATCAGCAAAACATCCCTGTAAAGAATCATTAATTttcattcagagggtggtgacgcactggaacaggttggccaaggaggttgtggatgccccatccctggaggcattcaaggccaggctggatgtggctctgggctgcctgctctggtggctggcaacccagcacacagcagggaggttgaaactggatggtcattgtgttccttttcaacccaggtcattctatgagtctatgattaaGGACTGGCTAACACATTTCCACAAATGCTTATTAAAGATGATCCAACACATGAATGGAATACTCATAGTAAGACTGTAGGTGATTTTATTTGGATCAAAACTGACATTTTTACAGAATACAAGACAAACAAATTGTAATGTGTTAATGACacaaaaatgagaacagaacagTTACATATAGCATATACAGcaagaaaactgagaaacacCTTTAATAGCTGAGATCCATTAAGTTGATAAGGACACTGGTAGATAAAACCATGAACTTTCTTGGAAGATGCAGAACAAAAAAGAGTATTAGAAACTTCAGGCTTTGGACAATAGGGAGTGTGTAGAACAAGCATGTAGTACTAATAGGAGAGGAGCATTACATGCAGTTTCCATATTCACCTTCATTAAATGATAATAAAACAGTTAAAAAGATGTGTGAAAAAAGCATAGAAATTTTAGTGAGATACTGAAACTTACTGAGTataaccaaccaaccaaacaagcaGGTAAGACACAGGAAGACATTATTTACTTGACACGACTGATTTGTGTTACAGGTGTGTTGATACACAGAAAATTCCTGTTACTCAGAGAAGTAATAATGGACATCTTTGTTggtcaaaaagaaaaccaatgtgtgatatttttattaagttAGAAGGTTTGGAGTGTTTGCTAGAGTTGTTTTCAACTGGTTCTAATGCACAAGGTTAAACTGTGACATTATACCTACTGTAATGGAAGCATCCAAGTAAATTCTGTTGATTTACTTTATGTAGTTGCTACAAAATATACCCTCACACATTTATTGTTCTGGTTCTGATGTAACtagaaaataatgctgaaaacaAGATAATGTAAGTTATAAAAGGCCCATAACTACCAGTAGACAGTAAATTCTACAGTTTTTCAGGTCTGAATCCATTTCTAGAAGACATCACACATCAAATCCAAGCTGTTCTGCTGTACATAGGGAGAAACAGATTTAATGTTATAGTAATGTATTATGTATCCAACCAGACAAAGATCTGTTGGTGCCCCTTCTAGTCTCATAGAAAATGAGTGTGTGATTCACGTCAGAAAAGAAAGTTAGTTAAGATTAAGAGTAAGTTTTAAGATGTCAATCTTTAccttcttttaaagaaaaacaggttAAAAGGTTTTAATGGATCAAGTTATTCCCATCAAATTGCACATACTACAGCATGGAATATTGAGGTTATCTATTTCCATAGAATTGTGCTAAAGTGAGTAGTCTCATCAATTATGTTGTAACAGAAAAAGACCAGATAAAACTTACCTGAGAGCTGAATAGTGTATTACTTAAAATGCATGTTAAGGAAAACCCATATTTCTATATGAATGTCCTAAGAAAATCAAAAACAGTATTGCATTTTAAACTTTGCTTTCCTATGCTGACAATATATTGTCAgtttaacatttttaacaagaaaaactTCATTTGCTAAAATCTTCATTCTATATTCAGGTATAAAGACAAATCTATGTATGTAAGACAGGACTCCAAATAAAATACTACCTACTTTCACATAACAGATAAATGTCTCTGGTTACGTCCAGCCAGAACTAATACTGTAAGTGTAAGAATAGACAGAATACTGTAAATTCCACAAATGGCAAGCACATAATAAAAATGtggcaaagaaaaacatcaacAGTTCACTATTTTAATAGGAGTCACTGGTGGTCACTTATGTTAAGAATGATCTTATCCAGAATTGAGCTCTTCTTAGCATTAGATGGCTGCTTAGTTAATATCCTCTATAATCCAAGTTCTGTTATCTGTGATCTATGGTCAACGATTGCTGTCTCTAGATACTGAGTTGTTCCATTTTAAAATctatctggatgcagtactttCTTCAGCTATTCATTCCTCTTTGCTAGCTACTGAGAAAACATATATTTGACCATTTGAAGTTGGACTATCTGAAGTTTTCATCTGAGTATACTTGCTCATATGGCTCTTATAGCTGGAAAGCATATGTCCACTTTTTCCACATGTGAGGACTTTCTAGCAGCATTATGGCAAACAGGTTGTAATATCATCTATATGAATTTTCCATACAACAAAATACTGGCCATCAGAGCTTTGCTATCCCAAGAATACAATTATATACTAAAttttatggaggaaaaaataaatatatatatatatatgtatatgtataaatatatatatatatatatatgtaggtTTCAGTCTTCAGAGatctaaataaaagaaaaagaaatcaaatcttCTTTGATTGGCTTTacattactttttaaagtaaaatattacATACTGTGTAAACAGCTGGGAATAGTAATATCTTTCTTCCTAAACAGCTTGTGGCTACagagagaagaaggaataaataaataaatgtgttattCCAAAGATATTAGGTtgagattaatttatttttttatttttatttttaataataataacttaaaAGATAATAACTCaagaaaaaccaaaagaaaTCACCTAGCTTTGGTATTGAGCTACTTTACTGTTTGTAGTATTTACCCCCCAGAAAACCCAATCCAActaacaaataagaaaaaaaatatacccACTACCCTGTCTGGAAAAGATTACCTACACTGTATTGCATTATAGCTTTGTTAGGTTTCGTTTAGGTGCTAATCTGTAACTCCATTTCTCCAAGACGCTTTTTGAgttcttctgcctttttctccatctgctgTATGTTCCAGTGCCACTGTCTTTTATTTGAATGCAGTTTGTTCAGCTGACAGTGCAAACGTTTCAGAATAGCATCGTATCTTTTATTCTGTACCTAAAAAATATAGAATAAAATACACTTCAAAAGTGTTTCAAGTAAAGTGATATTTACAGAGGTTTTTCACCTAACTGTACATGTCGATTCTGACATCCAACTGTGCCATTCTGTGCTGACTTCACAGCTACTGAaataacacagaatcatagaatcatagaattacccaggttggaaaagaccttgaagatcatcaagtccaaccgcatcctaaccagtaccctaactctaaaaaccctccactaaatcatatccctgagtgccacatccaaacagctcttaaacacatccggggatggcgattcaaccacctccctagggagcctattccagtacctaactaccctttctgtaaagaagttcttcctaatatcagAAACATATAGGATGCCACTGATCTAATTTATTGTATTTAcctttttcaggaaaatatcaATCATACCTCTTTCTCCCATCAAAAGCTTAGGTGACAAGTTCAGTGTCGATACCTGCTCTACAGATGTTGAACAAAGTAAATCCCATCTGAAAACCCACGAGTGAGTATCTCACAGCTGTGGCAGGGCTTTGTGCATGTGGGACTTCATCCATGTCTCCAGTGTCTTCCCTTATTCACAAGCTTGCACTGTGTATTCTTTCCTGGGTTGTGCTGAGGACTGCTGGGCATTAATGTTTCAGCTTGTCCATTGTCACTTCATATACAAAAAGCTGGACTGTTTTTCAGTGAACtcttaatagaaaataataccCTGAACCATTTGATTTTTAATCCTGCTTGCTTCTGAGACGCAAAGATTTTATAATCCAAATTGAAAAACATGCTAACCTTCTCTGCTTAATTAAATTGGTTTTGATAACAGAGCAGAGCATTATTTTTAGGCTGACTAATTTCGCTATGGGTTTAGAGAACTTTATTAAGTAGCTGTTGCCTtggtaataaaatatttttcagatgctGAATAGCAGAGACCTATACTAATGTATCTGTgctttgctcttcagtttgaAAACTGAAACTCTCTGATGTTCTCCATCGCttgaaaaattattcttttttcctcctgctttttaCAGTGGGCAACAGAGGTAACCTCAGTTCAGTTAATCCTTACATTATCAGGCTTTGATCATCACATTTTAGGGAATTTATTTGAATTAAGAAAGTAAATGATGTGAAACTTCCAAACTAAAAACTTTCCAGACATACAAATTATTTCCAGTGTGGAACAAATAGAATTCAGTTTAATTACTAAAACGGAGAAGAGCTAAACTATCTATCAGAATTTTATCTTGGCAGCTAATTAGGAGCTCTGTGTAATCCCTAATTTAAAGTAACTTGACTTGGGGAGATTCGCTGGAAAGCCATTTTTTGTTGCAATTGATTCTCCCATTGATGAGGCATCAGAAGTGAGGAGACGAGTCATGAGTAATCAAGTCAGCAGTGataattaaaatacttcaaaagtattgcagaaataaaatgcactTTAATTCAGTGGCTTCTTTTCAGAACACAATTTACGGCTTAAGTCTTTCTTAGAagacttaagaaaaaaatgttcttaacTTTTACTCATGAACCCAATGAAGATCTGGACTTCAGAAAGATTAGCAGTATCAAGAATTTAAGATAGTAAAGTTACAGTATATGCTTGAATAAATGTGTGGCCAGCAACCATGCATCAAGTAATTCAAACTTCACCTGTACTATCTACATTCTGTCAGAGAACtgcaattatattttattacaatGACTCACCTCAATTTCTTTTCTAAGCTTAGCGTGagcttttttaatttcttccagcAAATCCGTTTTTCTATTGATTAAATCCTTCACCGATGTGATTTCCTGTTTTATAAGCGCAATTTCTTCCTGCAGATTTAAGTTATGACAGAGAAATCCCCTCCTTTGGAAGGTTGCACAATATATCTACTGACAGTTTAATAGTCTcatttaattaataaatatgaGTTCAAGATCTGCAATATATAATTTCACATTcaaataataagaaattaataattaaaaataattaaagtagtaattaaaaatatcataaaatcatagaatcaccaaggttggaaaaggcctccaagatcatccagtccaaccatccacctaccaccaagATTTCCccactgtgtccctcagtgcatCTAAATgatccttgaacacctccaggatcactgattcaaccacctctcaaggcagcccgttccagcacctgactgttctttcagagaagaaattttttccttataaccAACCTGAATCTATGCTTTAATGTACTTTAACAGATGCACTCTTGGTCTGAAGTATACAAGGAACTACAACACAGAAATCTGAACTCATTTGGATGCTTATGATCTTGttttaaatctatttatttatttatttattttcaaaatcaagGAGTATTTACTGTAATAGTTGAGAtagattctttctttctcatggGAAGTACAATGTTAATGGTCTTTATTGCATTGGGATTTCAAaaatttcttgtttaaaaacGCACTTTCATGTGTTTGCTCATATATTAACAAATTTTTGTGGTGGGAacttccagctttttttttttagcttttaacGATTCTTGCAATTACACTCAAAAACTACATTATACTAGAACACCAAAAACAATTTaatgtttcttctcctttctatCACCCTCTTATCAAATCTACTTCCTGTTGGCTCAGCTGTGGTTTGCTCCCATGAAACGCGTAACATCATGGCAGTGTTCCACAGAATTATAAAAAGTATGCATTTAACTTCATCCAACTAACCACATAATCACTTGGCaatgatatattttaattaacaaCCCTGTAATATTTTCATAACTGAGATCATTCAATTACAGAGAATGAATTTGACAATAATATACCAGTTCCTGGGGCTGATGATTTTTTCACTACAGCTGATGacttattttcttcaattaacttatcattttaaatgaatcttTATTCCCCTAGTCAGTTCATCTTGAATATAGAGTTATTAGACAAAATAATTGTATCAGATAAACTGCGCCAAAACTGttgcacaggaaaagaaatgaatcaaTGAGGAAATACAATACCTGCACTTGCTTTATAGCAGAGCCTTCTGGATTCTGGAGGTCACTCATTAACGCTTCTTTCTTTATCCTCAGCTCTGTAACAATAGCTTTCTTTTTAGCAAGTTCAATCACAATGGGCATTTTACTTTCCATCTCCCAAAAGAGACTTTTATgagactttattttttcccGACATTTACTATTTCTTGCAGCTGCCATCTCATATTCTTCCTGTATTGTTTCTACATCAAACCTCAGCTTCATATTTTCAGAATACAGGGCTCTGACTTCAGCTTCTAGGCTTTCGCAGTGATACTTCGTCACTGCTATGGCATCATCTTGCAGAAGTATTTCCCTTTCTGTGGTCTTCATTTCTAACATAATAgaatccatttctttttctagttcctgatatctaacctgTAAAACATGTCATCATTCACTTAAGAATATTTCTATTTGAGAGGATGTCAGGTATCTTGTTAAACACTGTAATTCGAATTTATTGATCAGAAgattctttttctcatctttaaatGTGTTTGAGTGGAAGATAATCAGGGATGCATTTcgtgaaatcatagaatcatcaccTTAGAGACATAATGGAGGAATGCTATTTTAGACTTTTATCATTAAATTGACtctaaaaatatgaaataaagcaTTCTTCAAATCACTTTAAATTACATAGGATCAAATGCAAccttaatgtttgtttttttttttctataggaGGAAACTGATTTAGTTCAAATCAGACTAAAACCACACGGTGCTAAAAACACACTtagacacacatacacaaacacatagATGGGTATTTGGGATGAGGGAGATTAACTAGCCCGCTCTACTGAAGACTTTATCCTGCCTTCATCGCTGTAGTATCTGAGTGAAGGATTAATGTCAGCTATTTTTAAACCTTTAAGAAATAGGCAACTAGATCTACAAGGGCTTCTATGTCTTCTCACTGATGAGAAGCGAACCACTGCCTCAGAAATGTTTGTCTCTTTTCGCTGACTAGAGGAAGCCTAGATGACTAATATGGGCTTAACATATGATTTGCAGGTGATGCAAGCTGTGATGAATCCCACCCTAAGTAACGCTCTCTGTGTATTTGGAGAGAGAATTGTGTACTGTGATTGATGCTGCCTATTATCTTTTCCCTAATGGAAGCATTGCGAGTGCTATGAAGTCTCCTATTCAGTGCTTTGAATCTAGTAAGACACTGTCAGctcttaagaagaaaatgtttcagcaTAACTTAAAGTAAATCTGGGTTATAGGCTTAGCAGGACTGGTATCTCTGACACCATTTACTGAGtgcatgaaaacagaagattttaatggaaaagattttcagttttggaaaTCACCATTTTACAGGCCTTATGAGACACATACAAGGGAATAgactgaaagatgaaaaagcatttctacaTTCAGTTCCTAATTATTTAACCTTGCTGTTCTACTAATAATAATGTTTGTATGGAATTTCCTAAGCTTTGAGGgattttgggaaagaaaaaaaagatattggagaagaagaaatgagcTAAATTAATTATATAGGATTCTGAAGTTCTGTCagtatttgaaaactgaaactcttttttaaatttcttgATCAAAAATTAATTGTTACAAAACAACCATAGCATATTACAGTATGGTAAGAGAAAACTTCCTGCAAAGTTTGGCCAATTAGCCATTCCTAACCAATAAAAGTCACAGAGTcgtcacagaatcatcaagattggaaaagacctctaagatcatctagtccaaccatccactgtTCCTTCTGAGAAATGATCTTtgtgcagaaacccaaacatCAGTTATTTCAGTTGTGCAGCTATTCGCAGATGTTATCACAAGATctgcattttgtatttactCACACTTAAAAATGCCTGAACAATACCATGGGTTTCCTCAGACTTAAATGTTTGCCTCTCAGCAGACATTTGGTCTCAAAGCATAAGTGACAATTGGAAGCTTAACAAATTCTGTGAGAGATTAGGATGGAAATGAGTACTCAGAAGAACCACACATATCCAATATTCTACCAAataaatggaaggaaggaaggaaggaaggaaggaaggaaggaaggaaggaaggaaggaaggaaggaaggaaggaaggaaggaaggaaggaaggaaggaaggaaggaaggaaggaaggaaggaaggaaggaaggaaggaaggaaggaaggaaggaaggaaggaaggaaggaaggaaggaaggaaggaaggaaggaaggaaggaagaaggaaatctATGCAAAGAAAccacctttcttttttttttttcttttttctcccattcGTTTTTCAATAAACTGATGGCATAAATGCAATAAGCTCTACATTGAAATGGAGTGTTTTGTGGGATGGCTATTTCAATTAAATTAACTAAGCTGAAGAAGGTCTATTACCTGCAACtggaaaagaatgattttgtttttttctatctcCGATGACTGtaaatgctgctgctcagcaacTTGTTTTACAACTTCAGTTAGTGAAGGATAATTCTCCTTAGCCATTTCAGACAAAAGGAATGACCTATAAAGGACACaaaagggcagtgaggccctggcacagtcTGCTTTTAGGCCTGTCAGCACTGTTGGCCAGCCAACCATCACTtctcccctctactctgctcccCAAGCATCTTCATACCCCCAACACCAAACACGCCTGCCCCAACCCCTCAGGAAACATTCTGCCCACACCTCAGCATGACACAACAGCCGTCTCAGCCCTGGCTGCCCCTTCCCGCCCAAAGTGCGGCCTGCCATCCACCAAGGAGTGCCAACCATTCCTTAACGTATAGTCTTGTCTCACATCCACATAGATCCCTCTGAGCTCCGGGGGAAATAGCTTTAACCTTAAGTCCCATCAGTTTGGTGGTTTGATAGCTCATCTCTGCCCATGAGCTGTTTATTTCATCCTCTTTTACTTTGCAGTGGTGGGAGCTGAATATAACACATCAGCTGGAGAAGTAACACCAATTTGTCATATGTATCCTGACGTTGTGTGATTTGTATCTTGACTGTTTTCTAGCCTTTTCTTTATCCCTTTTCAGCACTATGCTCTGAAAGTAACCCTTGAAGTTGTAggtttttagtttttcttttccttaatttaGTCatgttgaagaaaaagaagtggttTTGTTGGACTCCCTGTCAAGTCACCTTGTTAATTTTTATGCCATATCCTACTTCATCCACGTCTGACAGTGGGCTGAAAGCCTCAAAGATACCCATTATCTGCAAACAACATGAAAACAGGTACCTGGATACTCAAAGAAGGAGACAGCCACCTCACTTTCCTTTGGGACAGAAAACTGGGAGAGTTGAGCTCTCTCCTCCCTTTGCCCAGTATGTgttggaaggaaaaatggagGAGAAATGGCAGAGGACCTCCAAGGAGTGTTTGGcacctggaagaaaaagaggcacAGCAGTCACAGGAGAGCAATTTGTAGGGAATCAGACTTCCCAAATTCCTCTGTTCAtggataattttattttatttacttatttagtTTGGTATGTTTCTTCAGTTGCCATATACTTATCTGGTATGACTGATTTTAACAAGgctgagaaaatacatttattacCAAATGGCTTGGAATACCCCTAATAGAAATTCCTCATTCCCCCCCTTGCCTTTTGACCGCTGCATTGACCTGTCCAAACACTCGGACTATTTTCACTGAGCTCTGCAAAATTTCCCTCTGCTCCAAAGCAAAACTGCCTTCCATGTTGCAGACTGTGGCTGAGGGTTGGCCTCTCGTAACCCTTAAGTCCTGATGAATATGTTTTTTCTTGACTGACTGCCAAATCCTTGGCTGGAACATGCAGCTACGTGCACCTTGCCTTACATATTTCTTAGAAGAGGAACATCTCGGTCTGCACAAGTGCTGCCTTAACTCCTTTGTATTCTTGCACTGCTCTGGTGTGCCGTGCATCTCTGAATCTGAGGTTGTGCAATGCTAATGCATTAGGTGTGATGACAGAAGTGGGTTTCATGGCAGGGTTAATGCTGCTTCCGGGGTTAGGGCTATCCAGGCACTGAATCACAGCGGTGCTTTTCAGTGCCATTTGTTACTTCCTGTGCACAGTGACAGCAACAAAGCAGGGTCTCAtcatgaagaagaaatacaggTTCCCACTCTGAACTTACCTAGAATAGGAATTTCCACTTTGTGCAAATCAGCTGTAGGACTGACTGTGAGATGTGAGATATATAAAGCTGGCAATGTGTGCTTACATCAGATGATGATTTTCAAGAGGCTGAAAGAACTTTTTGCCTGTGTAAGTAAATACCTGTGCTTTAAACTTGTGAGTTTACAGATGAAAATTGCAtatacttcagtattttcattctaAGTGGTGATTTGTTTCTTCCACCTTTCCTAAATACTTCTAAGTTAAGAGAAGCAGAATGTTTTAATCAAATTTAAGAGgtttttatgacttttttccctttttagttctttgcttttgaaattttaGTACAAATGTTCATTTGGATTGCTTCAGTGGTCTGTTTTCTCTGGGTATCTCTTTTCGGCTGATGTTAaatatccttttccttttctcttgaaagaaagaaacatcacTTCTCTGACTTTCTGTAAGATAACATGACCAGTAAGATTCACAGATGCAGGAAGTTGCCAGCAATCCTGTCTAGACCAATTCTCTGAATTACACATCTGGGTTTTTTGAAAATTGCTAAAAAGCAAGATGTCCTTCTGGGTTGCCTCTACAACTTGACTTTATTTACTTTACAGTTTCTTTTCCATATCacctctgtttttctccttttcactcCCGATCTCCTCTCCTCGTctatcattttctttattttattttattgaagtcTGTGCCAGAGGATAGTTTTACTGTTCAACTTTCTGTGTTGGACAGAGGTTCAGAGGGTGAGTGAAACAGTTAACGAGTGGCCCTGGCTTCAAGTTGATGCAAGTATTTGTCTTACATTGCATGCAGAAATGAGCAACtccatttttaaatgcacttAATGTTTTCCGATGCAGTTACGTGCAGTGTGGCTTTCCATGGAACACTGGGAGTGTAGAGTATATTGCTTAAAACCTGAATAATCAGAGGTGCATTTCTGATAAGCCAAAACATTGCTTTGCTTGGCAAGCCTGCATTTTGAGTTGGATTTTGTTCGGGGAACTCAGAAAGCAGTCTTGAAGTTCTACTATAACTCTAAGTAAATGCATTTCTGACACTGCTGTAAAAGAGTCGGACTCTGCTACAAAACTGGAAGGGTTGGAGGGTGAATTAGCCCCATTGTTTCTGTGCATACACCTCAATAACTGCCTCTGCACACTTCTGATAATGCACAGATGGCTTAATAACAGTGCAGGCAGTTACCTCTCCCTCAGCAAACACTTTTCTTCCACCTTTTCTTTGGTGTTATTTCTACGGGGAAGTTTGGGGATGGCCCTCAGCTCTACTTAGCTCTCCTCTATTGACATATCTGAAGTGGAGCAGTAATCTACTTTTCTACCACACCCCTCTGTTGTACTGCCTTTGCTGGGTCAATTAGCTCTACCTAGATTAGGACCTGTCATACTCTTATTGACCTCCCATAGAGAGTGCCAGGGTAAGGAAGGAAATACCCTGATTTCCCAAGTCACAATCTTTAACATGAGCCTTTTTTTGACACTGTTTCCTGAGCaagctgttttctctgaagTCTGTGATCAGTTTTGTGTAAATAATACCCTGAGTAAAATCTAGAGTCATAAATTCCCTGGCAGATGCTTTTATCTGCTGTCACATTTTGATACTTTCAGCTCAACAGCTTTGATAGTCTCTAATTAATCTTTGTAAGTGTTCAacttgcagaaaggaaaacatcattttcagtcaggattgtttttcttccagtctgGAGGAAAgaacaatgaagaaaacaaagaatgttttctgtaaAACCTTCTCTGAATAAACAATCCATTAAAACGAGAAGAGAATTTGACCTCTTATTTGAGTGTGGAAACTAGGGTCCACTATCAACAACAAAATGCCAGGAAGGGCACCAAGTGTCCCATAGTGATAGGCCTCAAGTACACACTGACGCTGCATGTTCTGCTTGATAATGAAATACAGTGAAGCCAGAGTGTGTAGTTAGAGGTAAATGAGGAAATGAAACAGGAGAACAGTCCCAGACCTTATCTGATATATGCGACTCTGGTAGCAGAGCACTGAGTTCCAAGATTTATAACTCTCAAAATCTTTGTT
The sequence above is a segment of the Excalfactoria chinensis isolate bCotChi1 chromosome 1, bCotChi1.hap2, whole genome shotgun sequence genome. Coding sequences within it:
- the CCDC122 gene encoding coiled-coil domain-containing protein 122, with amino-acid sequence MAKENYPSLTEVVKQVAEQQHLQSSEIEKNKIILFQLQVRYQELEKEMDSIMLEMKTTEREILLQDDAIAVTKYHCESLEAEVRALYSENMKLRFDVETIQEEYEMAAARNSKCREKIKSHKSLFWEMESKMPIVIELAKKKAIVTELRIKKEALMSDLQNPEGSAIKQVQEEIALIKQEITSVKDLINRKTDLLEEIKKAHAKLRKEIEVQNKRYDAILKRLHCQLNKLHSNKRQWHWNIQQMEKKAEELKKRLGEMELQIST